TATTTGCAAAAATAGCCAATACGATAATTTAAgccatttttaattgatattatagtGAAAGATGAAtaggtataatataattcaGAGTTGTGTTAtcttttgtctgtttgtaaaattcgaatagcccttttttactcaatgcatatgcatgCATACATGGTACGTATTCCAAATATAATAccaaaatatgttacaatttttgtctatttgtctgtttgttccggctaatctctggaagggCTAGACCGATTTGTAACTTAGgctccaaaaaatatttttgttgttaaattcaaacgaatacaaggttgcgggcacagctagtcaaaAGTAAAAATTGCATAAATGAACGTGAAAGAACTGGGAAAGCCCTTGACGAAATAATTCTTagaaattaattcaattcaataagaTTCTGACAagcaatgtataattaaaacaaaatattaatgaagaaaCTTACGCTTTTCGTTCTTCATTAGTTTCAATTGAAGATGCTTCAGAGGACTGGCTTGATGAAATGCTACTGGATTCTGCTGATAATGAACTGAAAATACATTTACTATGAGTATTATCTTAATATGTTTTAGactataaagtaatttttatggcggacgagcatagcattgggccacctgacggtaagtggtcaccatcacccatagacaatgacgctgtaagaaatattaactattacttacatcgtcaatgtgccaccaacctttggaactaagatgttacgtcccttgtgccggtagttacactggctcactcattcttcaaaccggaacacaacaatactgagtactgttatttggcggtagaataactgatgagtgggtggtacctacccagacgggcttgcacaaagtcctaccaccaagattaGAAATTATAATGCTTATACCAAAATAGGcagtataataacaaataaatagagAAATAGAGACAACAACGAGCACGAAATTTGACGACATCGATGACGACGGTAGTgcgtacaccgattttcattggtacgctaatccgaggttccgggtttcATTCCTGGCTGAGTCAATGCTTAAAAAGTtcgttatttttctatattgtcttgggtgtgTATggtgtcgtcgttacttctttttctataactcaagtgcttcagctacttacattgggagcagaataacgtatgtgatgttatctaatatttattattatttatttataacgagtTCTCATAGTTAACtggaaatataatttgtagctcattttaaacttattttcttttatatccaCCAACCTACTGTAAAGCAGCTCTGCAAAGGCTAtgcaataacattttttcaatttaaaccaACTCACCTCGACTCATCTTCAGAGTCGCTACTCCTTAAATAGCTACCGCTTTCTCCTGGAGATTTGGAGTCATAATCATACCACTGAGGACCTCTATGCTGGGCATCTCCGAAGCCGGCTACATTCTTTACTTCTTCAATATGTTTAAAGCCATGTGTTGTTAGACTATTTTCTTGGCAATTTGAaactgaataataattaaaatggaaCACTGGGTTATTTtggacatattttatatatcttattaataatttgatcaTAACAGCTTtaagaatacatatatttagatcGTTTATTTTATCCTAATCCTATCAAGGTTCTAAAAATACTTATGAATGATATCGCGTTATAATGTTTAAACTGACaatatttgtatgaattatattatttgcgtTCAATATGTAATCTGGGAATACGTTAGAGAgccaaaattaattacaaaacatgTGAATAATAATCAGTTACTTTGTTATCTCGAGATCATTATCTAacagtttttttaatcataaattccagatcgaattgataaaatcacatatattaaactcaatacaaagaaatacaaatttaaatcataCAAATTTAGTTACTATAACAGTATCAGCGGTTTGAGGTCTGAAATGAGTTACAGTCATACATTTGCATTTAAATGCGCATTTGGACAAGAACTCGGAATTATGCACATAAAATTTACTAACTGCTTTCGTATTagtgttttaaattatcaaatttattctCTGTTTTTATAACGTTATAATAATTCTGAATTTCGTTAATCGTAACATTTTCTGTTGATATTTTTTCTCTAGTGGAGACGCTgttttacaaacaattaatCATTTCggtgaatttaaatttaaataaagcgaAGTAAAAAaccatataacaaaattggagtgtatgtttgtaatattaaaaaaagcccttttttactcaatgcatatatatgtatttacatgcggtacatattccaaaataacattttttacaatttttgttggtctgctgtctgtctgtctgtttgtttgttccggctaatctctgcaaAGGCTGGACccattttgacgggactttctgacagataactgatataataaggagtaacttaggcgacaataatattttaggaTCGCGGGCActgcttgtttttttaatatatacagttAAGTTGAGTTCAAAATTAAATTCCATCTTCTGTAATGAAttaaatgtctttatttattttcattcctctcttattattttgtgtaaacTGTCCTAGCACTTTTGATTGAAtagtttcattataatatttcataatgttatattcgtctttgtattattaatgaaCGTACATTTCAACGATCctccaaaaatataatatgaaaatccAGAtccattttttaaacaaaaagccGCGACAATAAACCACAGTTTTATGAGAGGCCTTAATAAAACACTTACCACTAATTATGAGCAAAACAATCCAAAGCAttcttttcatatatttttcaacgaaaaaaaaaaatcacatcttTATcgctaaaaaaagaaaaatataaaacctttttattgtttttccaTAATATGAATTCGTCTAAAATTGTATTCGTAATCGATTCAGCTATTTCGCAtatgtttgtttggttgtacatttaagaaattttattttagctgACAACActgattcttaatttaaaatatgacactAACCAAAAAATTTATGGAACATTAAGGTATTAGTCATATTCAAATCCCTGCTATTAGATTTTGTGTCATGTACGGCATATGGTCATAATAAATTGCgttattataattcttaaacaaaaataaaacgtcaTATTAAATCGTGAAACCATATTTATTTGAGGCTTATTCGCTGTTTTGTTGTTGTCAAAATCTGTTTTTTCCTTTTCATATTTGTTTGGTCGTATTGTCTAATTGAattgaactttttatttttccgAAGCAATCTTATCACCCTCTCCGTTATCTGGtgaaataaaagcaatattagaattgagaaaatttaaatataacgtttACCAAATGTACCATGCAGATTTTGTGATTGAGTTGTTTGTTATACGTTTTgtgaataataatgttattttaaatgctcTTGAAGTTTTTTATGTCGTAGTTTTAGTTACTGGTCACATGAAGAttgtaatttttgtaaataatatattatttaacacgtGGCAGTAATAAGATGTCAAGGGTAAGGTAGTGAATGaatcagaaaataataaatttatattgggATCTGACGCAGAGGCCTGATAAAAATTTTAGTTAACAAATGTCGTATAACaagtataacaattaataaaatttgtaattaacaaaCACTTCAAAAAGCAAGCCAAATTCTAATTTTCTATACCGCCAGAGACTTTTAATGGAGGTAATGTAGTTAAGCAGGTAAATTtgcttatttatgatttataccCTAATAGAATACAATAGTATTTCTGATAATCTACTACTACTGGTTGTAGTGGAGTTCTTCCCATTTATTAAAGTCAATCCGGGTACAAGTTTCAAAGTTACTATAACTAGAGCATATCTCATTCGTAGCTTAGGTTCGCAGTTAAATCCTTTATTCTATAGatcaatacttaaatatttatgtgtagtCAGAATTTTTTTGCGACCACCAAAATTTCTTGCTTCCAAGTGTCAGGTCCCAATATTAGTAAGAGAgtatttgcttaattaaaaaatatataagattgttGTGAATTTAGAACCTAAACCTTTAATCCAAGTTACGCGCAAGAGTTGCCCAAACATAAAGTGTAAAGGGCCCCAGTGTTGTCACTAAAACAGTAGCAAGCTTGGCAGTTGAGATGATATTTGTCGCCGTCGTACTGGCAAAGGCCTGGTCCtagaaatatttgtaatgttgAGTAGTGAGGTGATGGATGACAAGACAATACCGTGTTATGTGTGCTTTCTTACttgtatacaatttaataaacggcatatgtttcaaaatttatttcgtaAAATAAAGCCATAATAACTGACTCGCTACGAGagtcaaaaattatttatttctatatataattgtcaattctattttcaacgttcttctttattatttgtcgaaaagattgaaaatttatttcacGGCCATCACGACcacgaatatttaattaaacgcgACCTTTACCGACGTTTTTCATTTACATCGCTTTACGCACTGCTAGAGTTTGTTCTGTcgtaataaatatgaactacCCAAGGACGAACGTCCTAAGAAATTCTTTCTCGGATATACTTTGTGTACGAAAAATCCAATAAGTAGTAAGCTCCGACCTAAGGGAGTCAGTGGAAGTTTGATTAAATAGAATTTGCATGAGATCCGCACGCCATCTGCcctagtaatatatttttaatttatatcccGAAAGTTGACAGGGCTCACAAGGGCTTTACAGAGCTGCGCTTGTTAAAAAGTAGACGAAATTTTCACTatgaattactttaaaaaaaaaacgtacgtTCCTTTTTCAACTTTAGAATTTTCAAAACACATAATGTTGGAGaggataaagaaaaaaaaatacctgatTTTATTAATGGTCTTCCCGTGAGCATAGATTCCTGTGCAAGACTTTGTGCAGCTGAAAAATACAAAGATCACAAATTTAAAATCCATTCCATACTCTGGGCTGCGCTGTCAACTGACATAGAGTGTTTCGTAATGTAGATAACACAAAGTTCTTGGTCCTATTCCGTTGGTGCTCTCTGCTCCGGTCGTATCAGATTATCATCTCAGCGTAATCTCATACTCCAGAAAAGCAGAGCTACAATATCTCTTGAGCTTTTGTTGAGGCTAGATTTGAAGAATAAAATATAGACGCGCAAATATTTCACTCATGCTAATTTCTCAACCATACGCTTAATCATCGTAAGACATTTACTTTTTCATCACGATCTGAGTTATTATACTTTTAGCTTGTTACAATATGTAACTTTTTATCTATCAAACAAAGAATACATATATACtcatttataaatgcaaaatatacCTACAAGAACTCGTTTAAAATCCCACGGCCAGCATggtattagtaattaaaattgtttcaaaaactCTTGCAAAATTTACAAATCATGTATATTTAGTTGGACATTCCAGCGTGATTCCATTATTCAGAGTTATCATTTTGTTTTGGTAATGCATATTTCTTGTAAAGATTTTATGCTTGTAAGTTATTTCTGTATATGTTTTGTTAATGGAATTTGGGAGTTCATACGCTTAATGAAGATTTTCagtgtatatatattacttatattaattactctttacagttttaaatatatttttccaaaactttaaaaattatatttaataaatatgatacaaaaatattgctactatttttcaaataacttaCTTGCACTGCTTTGGGCTAGTGCGAATGACTGTCCTAAGCTTTGAGCATTAGCTACTGCTTGCGCTTGTGCTGCTTGCGCTTGTGCTTGTGCTTGTGATGAGCTGTCCCATCCTTGAAGTCCAGGTTGATATAAGGTATTTGCGCTACTACCCGGGAAGCCATATAGACTAGGATTCAACTGGGAGGCTTGGTTGCTACTCGGGAAATAGGGGAAAGATGGATATTGTCCATAATTATTTGCTTGTGCATTGGCAATAGCTTCAGCTTGTGCTTGCGCATAAGATTGACTACCTTGGGGATTTCCTAGTGCTTCAGCTTGGGCCTGCGCATTTGATTGCGCCAGACCCGGAGCTGTATGAGGAGACATGTTACTAGTTGGAGAGAAGCCTGATCCAATAGAAAAAGGAATGATGCCATGAGAGGATAATTCATTTACTTGTGCGTTTGGTATTGTCTGAGACTGCGGATTTAATTGACTTCCTTGATTGTAAGAAAAATTATCATAGAATCCACTGTTTTGTGCATTAGCTATCGCCTCAGCTTGAGCTTGACTGTTTGATTGGACATTGCCGGGAACAACGGGTAGTGGACCAAAAGGTGATAACCAATCGCTTTGCATATTTGCAGAAGCTTCAGCTTGAGATTGTGCAATAGATTGACCGCTAGTAGACGGATAGATAGGATAGCCGTACAATCCACCAGATTGGCTATTTGCGATTGCCTCGGCTTGGGCTTGTGCATTAGTCATACCAGGATGGGGTAAATAATTTAGACTATCTGCTGGCTTAAGGTATATGTCTCCAGGATTTGATAGAGTGGGATTGATAAGTTGAGGATAGCTGGCAGTTCCTGATTGGGCAATAGCTGTTGCTAATGCGTCAGAATAAGCTTGTTGACCCTGTGCACTGGATGATGCGAAGGACTGAGCAAAAGCATCAGCGTTCCCATCTGGTGCAAT
The genomic region above belongs to Vanessa cardui chromosome 21, ilVanCard2.1, whole genome shotgun sequence and contains:
- the LOC124538864 gene encoding uncharacterized protein LOC124538864, whose protein sequence is MKRMLWIVLLIISVSNCQENSLTTHGFKHIEEVKNVAGFGDAQHRGPQWYDYDSKSPGESGSYLRSSDSEDESSSLSAESSSISSSQSSEASSIETNEERKATKSYRTCTPCPHDMLKKHKNFGIKWICGGYQRARRSFKSECMMRYRNCQDGTMFVKLYDHRCKDNPYHGRHWFYIYKV